A single region of the Paraburkholderia sprentiae WSM5005 genome encodes:
- the guaA gene encoding glutamine-hydrolyzing GMP synthase yields the protein MHDKILILDFGSQVTQLIARRVREANVYSEIHPYDVDASFIRDFAPKGVILSGGPSSVTEEDTPRVPQAVFELGVPVLGICYGMQAMAQQLGGKVDIGHLREFGYAEVRARNHTSLLEGISDFTTSEGHGMLKVWMSHGDKVLEMPPGFALMASTESCPIAAMADEQRRFYGLQWHPEVTHTVQGRAMLERFVLQICGAKADWEMGHYIDEAVAKIREQVGNEHVILGLSGGVDSSVAAALLHRAIGDQLTCVFVDHGLLRLNEAEQVMTLFADHLGVKVIHVDASDAFLGKLAGVTDPEAKRKIIGAEFVEVFQAEAGKLTDAKWLAQGTIYPDVIESAGKGKKAAQTIKSHHNVGGLPETLNLKLLEPLRELFKDEVRELGVKLGLPHSMVYRHPFPGPGLGVRILGEVKRDFADLLRRADAIFIETLRDTIDNETGKSWYDLTSQAFAVFLPVKSVGVMGDGRTYEYVVALRAVQTLDFMTAHWAHLPHELLGHVSNRIINEVRGINRVVYDISGKPPATIEWE from the coding sequence ATGCATGACAAGATCCTGATTCTCGACTTCGGTTCGCAAGTCACCCAACTGATTGCCCGTCGCGTTCGCGAAGCCAACGTGTATTCGGAAATTCATCCGTATGACGTCGACGCGTCGTTCATCCGCGACTTTGCGCCAAAGGGCGTGATTCTGTCGGGCGGCCCGAGTTCGGTCACCGAGGAAGACACGCCGCGCGTGCCGCAAGCCGTGTTCGAACTCGGCGTGCCGGTGCTCGGCATCTGCTACGGCATGCAGGCGATGGCGCAGCAGCTCGGCGGCAAGGTCGACATCGGTCATCTGCGCGAATTCGGCTACGCCGAAGTGCGCGCGCGCAACCATACGAGCCTGCTCGAAGGCATCAGCGACTTCACCACGTCCGAAGGCCACGGCATGCTGAAGGTGTGGATGAGCCACGGAGACAAGGTGCTGGAAATGCCGCCGGGTTTCGCGCTGATGGCATCGACCGAATCGTGCCCGATCGCCGCCATGGCCGACGAACAGCGCCGCTTCTACGGCCTGCAATGGCATCCGGAAGTCACGCACACGGTGCAGGGCCGCGCGATGCTCGAGCGCTTCGTGCTGCAGATCTGCGGCGCGAAGGCCGATTGGGAAATGGGCCACTACATCGACGAAGCGGTCGCGAAGATTCGCGAGCAGGTCGGTAACGAGCACGTCATTCTGGGCCTGTCGGGCGGCGTGGATTCATCGGTGGCGGCGGCGCTGCTGCATCGCGCGATCGGCGATCAGCTGACCTGCGTGTTCGTCGATCACGGCTTGCTGCGCCTGAACGAAGCCGAGCAGGTGATGACGCTGTTCGCCGATCACCTGGGCGTGAAGGTGATTCACGTCGACGCGAGTGACGCCTTCCTCGGCAAGCTCGCTGGCGTGACCGATCCGGAAGCGAAGCGCAAGATCATCGGCGCGGAGTTCGTCGAGGTGTTTCAGGCGGAAGCCGGCAAGCTGACCGACGCGAAGTGGCTTGCGCAAGGCACGATCTATCCGGACGTGATCGAATCGGCGGGCAAGGGCAAGAAGGCCGCGCAAACCATCAAGAGCCATCACAACGTGGGTGGTCTGCCGGAGACGCTGAACCTGAAGCTGCTCGAGCCGCTGCGCGAGCTGTTCAAGGACGAAGTGCGCGAGCTTGGCGTGAAGCTCGGTCTGCCGCACTCGATGGTGTATCGCCATCCGTTCCCGGGTCCGGGTCTGGGCGTGCGGATCCTCGGCGAAGTGAAGCGCGATTTCGCCGACCTGCTGCGCCGCGCGGACGCGATTTTTATCGAGACGCTGCGCGACACGATCGACAACGAAACCGGCAAGTCGTGGTACGACCTGACGAGCCAGGCGTTCGCGGTGTTCCTGCCGGTGAAGAGCGTCGGCGTGATGGGCGACGGGCGCACCTACGAGTACGTCGTCGCGCTGCGCGCGGTGCAGACGCTCGACTTCATGACCGCGCATTGGGCGCATCTGCCGCATGAACTCCTCGGGCATGTGTCGAACCGGATCATCAACGAAGTGCGCGGGATCAACCGGGTCGTCTATGACATCTCGGGGAAACCGCCTGCGACGATCGAGTGGGAATGA
- a CDS encoding DEAD/DEAH box helicase — translation MSFASLGLIDPLLRNLQDLNYQIPTPVQAKAIPAVLSGKDVMAGAQTGTGKTAGFALPLLQRLVQHGPAVSSNRARILVLVPTRELAEQVLQSFIDYGRGLDLRFLAAYGGVAINPQMMKLRKGVDVLVATPGRLLDLNRQNAVQFDQVQTLVLDEADRMLDLGFERELNAVFAALPAQRQTLLFSATFTDDIRAMAASILRGPVNISVSPPNATASKIKQWVVPVDKRNKPELFMHLVAENNWEHALVFVKTRNGVDYLAAMLDEAGYAVDTIHGDKPQPARLRALERFKTGEVRMLVATDVAARGLDIDDLPLVINVDLPIVPQDYVHRIGRTGRAGASGVAVSLVCADEAPQLAAIEALIRQTLPREEEPGFEAEHRVPQTSATGQLIKKPKKPKKPKVPQLAPGAMQGPSKKPRPQSGENKRKPAAQRAGAVGKGTSLSSGNPFSVHKPHSKPASKPVAGSRKPAGKPAGGRDKRRP, via the coding sequence ATGTCTTTTGCCTCGCTTGGCCTGATCGATCCGTTGCTGCGTAATCTGCAGGACCTCAATTACCAGATACCTACACCGGTGCAGGCCAAAGCGATTCCTGCAGTGCTCAGTGGCAAGGACGTCATGGCTGGGGCACAGACCGGCACCGGCAAAACGGCGGGTTTTGCGCTGCCGTTGTTGCAACGGCTAGTGCAACACGGCCCGGCGGTGTCCAGCAACCGCGCGCGTATTCTGGTGTTGGTGCCCACGCGTGAGCTGGCTGAGCAAGTGCTGCAAAGCTTTATCGATTACGGCAGAGGCCTCGACTTACGATTTCTGGCCGCCTACGGCGGTGTGGCTATCAACCCGCAGATGATGAAGTTGCGCAAAGGCGTCGATGTGCTCGTTGCCACGCCGGGCCGTTTGCTAGATCTGAATCGCCAGAACGCAGTGCAGTTTGATCAAGTACAAACGCTGGTACTGGATGAAGCCGATCGCATGCTGGATCTGGGCTTTGAACGCGAACTCAACGCTGTCTTTGCCGCCTTGCCCGCTCAGCGGCAGACCCTGTTGTTCTCTGCCACCTTTACCGACGATATCCGCGCCATGGCGGCGAGCATTCTGCGCGGCCCAGTCAATATTAGCGTCAGCCCGCCGAATGCCACGGCCAGCAAGATCAAGCAGTGGGTGGTGCCGGTAGATAAAAGGAACAAGCCCGAGCTCTTCATGCACCTTGTGGCTGAGAATAACTGGGAGCACGCGCTGGTGTTCGTCAAAACCCGCAACGGCGTGGATTACCTGGCGGCCATGCTGGATGAAGCGGGCTATGCGGTCGACACCATCCACGGCGACAAACCGCAACCCGCGCGCCTGCGTGCGCTGGAGCGCTTCAAGACGGGCGAAGTACGTATGCTGGTAGCCACCGATGTAGCTGCGCGCGGGCTGGATATCGACGACCTGCCGCTGGTGATCAACGTTGATCTGCCGATCGTGCCGCAAGACTATGTGCACCGTATTGGCCGGACCGGTCGCGCGGGCGCCAGCGGCGTGGCGGTGTCCCTCGTGTGTGCCGATGAAGCGCCGCAACTGGCCGCGATTGAAGCGCTGATCCGGCAAACGCTGCCCCGTGAAGAAGAGCCGGGTTTCGAAGCCGAACACCGCGTGCCGCAAACTAGCGCGACGGGCCAGCTCATCAAGAAACCCAAGAAGCCTAAGAAGCCCAAAGTGCCGCAACTTGCGCCGGGCGCCATGCAGGGGCCCAGCAAAAAACCGCGCCCGCAAAGCGGTGAAAACAAACGCAAGCCTGCGGCGCAGCGCGCTGGGGCCGTGGGTAAAGGCACAAGCTTGTCAAGCGGTAATCCGTTCAGCGTGCACAAGCCGCACAGCAAACCCGCCAGCAAGCCAGTTGCG